In a genomic window of Akkermansia massiliensis:
- a CDS encoding putative quinol monooxygenase: MIKITAKSIVKAGAREEFIATARELVENSRAEAGNVSYHLYEDIDDPNILTFIEEWKDQAAVDVHADSEHFQRIIPLLSDMTEEAIEISLYREVL; the protein is encoded by the coding sequence ATGATTAAGATTACAGCCAAAAGCATCGTCAAAGCAGGAGCCAGGGAAGAATTCATCGCCACCGCCCGGGAACTGGTGGAAAACAGCCGTGCGGAAGCCGGCAACGTTTCCTACCACCTGTATGAGGACATTGATGACCCTAATATCCTGACATTCATTGAAGAGTGGAAGGACCAGGCAGCCGTGGACGTTCATGCGGATTCCGAGCACTTCCAGCGCATCATCCCACTCCTGAGCGACATGACGGAGGAAGCCATTGAAATTTCCCTGTACCGGGAAGTGCTGTAA